The Chitinophagales bacterium genome has a segment encoding these proteins:
- a CDS encoding ThiF family adenylyltransferase: MHSKHSAHEKRYLKQTILKQVGIEGQQKLIEAKILVVGAGALASPVLQYLTAAGIGTIGIIDDDIVSESNLHRQVLFTTNDIGFAKVQIVKDRLNAQNPLVNIETYKERLSIKNAIDIINKYDIIVDCTDNFPTRYLVNDACIKCNKPFVYGAIEAFFGQVAVFNYQQSASYRCLFPEIPKANKLNCNELGVIGILPNIIGSLQANEVIKMILGIGNILSNKLLTYNALTNESKQFNIKRNDTIIDIIKQYPLQEEVIENCEVQNSIKNISSDEFKSLQHNNDYTILDVRQIGEHPILQQDNVLNISLALLPFKLQDLDKQQHYIVVCQSGARSKQAAQLLADNNFKHIYNLENGLLSL, encoded by the coding sequence ATGCATAGCAAACATTCTGCTCACGAAAAAAGATATTTAAAGCAAACCATATTAAAACAAGTTGGCATTGAAGGTCAACAAAAATTAATCGAAGCTAAAATTTTAGTAGTTGGTGCTGGAGCATTGGCAAGTCCTGTACTACAATATTTAACAGCAGCTGGTATTGGTACAATAGGTATCATTGATGATGATATAGTCTCAGAAAGCAATTTACATAGACAAGTACTATTCACTACAAATGATATTGGTTTTGCTAAAGTTCAAATAGTAAAAGACAGACTAAATGCTCAAAATCCATTAGTCAATATTGAAACTTATAAAGAACGATTATCTATTAAAAATGCAATTGACATTATAAATAAATATGATATTATTGTAGATTGCACTGATAATTTTCCTACACGATATTTAGTAAACGATGCATGTATAAAATGTAATAAACCTTTTGTTTACGGAGCAATAGAAGCTTTTTTCGGACAAGTTGCTGTGTTTAATTATCAACAAAGTGCTTCGTATCGTTGTCTTTTTCCAGAAATTCCAAAAGCCAACAAACTCAATTGTAATGAATTAGGTGTTATAGGCATTTTGCCAAATATTATTGGTAGTTTACAAGCTAATGAAGTTATTAAAATGATATTAGGAATTGGTAATATATTATCTAATAAATTATTAACTTATAATGCACTAACTAATGAGTCCAAGCAATTTAATATCAAAAGAAATGATACTATTATTGATATAATTAAACAATATCCATTACAAGAAGAAGTAATAGAGAATTGTGAAGTACAAAACAGCATTAAAAACATTAGTAGTGATGAATTTAAATCATTACAACACAACAACGATTACACTATCTTAGATGTAAGACAAATAGGAGAACACCCAATACTACAACAAGACAATGTACTCAATATTAGTCTAGCATTATTGCCATTCAAACTACAAGATTTAGACAAGCAACAACATTATATAGTAGTTTG
- a CDS encoding SDR family oxidoreductase, with product MRVLITGGAGYLGTELVKKLVQMKSVDEIIVYDNLSKGAYNFFLCTCIGGDNIKFIEGDILDTRKLKKSLDGIDVLIHAAAKISTPYAEQDPHMYEQVNHWGSAELSYAIEESNIKKFIHISSVSVYGSSPKNKLLDEQSKLNPRTNYGISKMRGESFSERLLDKLPTYILRLGNLYGFNQTMRFDAVINKFAFDANFLNKISIHGDGRQERSFIHVDKAAKVITGIVDTELTPGIYNLVDSNRSVMDIALTFKEIFPQLEMQFINQHLQLRNLTINPNCKIFNSLPIASTNFKLEMEHMLAQFAFQSC from the coding sequence ATGAGAGTATTAATAACAGGTGGTGCAGGTTATTTAGGAACTGAATTAGTTAAAAAACTAGTTCAAATGAAATCAGTTGATGAAATTATTGTTTATGACAACTTAAGCAAAGGTGCCTACAATTTCTTTTTGTGTACTTGTATTGGTGGCGATAATATTAAATTTATTGAAGGTGATATTTTAGATACTAGGAAATTAAAAAAATCGCTAGATGGAATTGATGTATTGATTCATGCTGCTGCAAAAATTTCTACACCATATGCAGAGCAAGATCCACATATGTACGAGCAAGTAAATCATTGGGGAAGTGCAGAATTAAGTTATGCCATAGAAGAAAGCAATATCAAAAAGTTTATACATATAAGTAGTGTATCGGTTTATGGTTCATCGCCAAAAAATAAATTATTAGATGAACAATCTAAACTCAATCCAAGAACAAATTATGGCATTTCTAAAATGCGTGGCGAATCTTTTTCCGAAAGATTATTAGATAAACTTCCAACTTATATTCTACGATTAGGCAACTTGTATGGCTTCAATCAAACCATGCGTTTCGATGCTGTTATTAATAAGTTTGCTTTTGATGCTAATTTTCTAAATAAGATTTCTATTCATGGAGATGGACGACAAGAACGCTCTTTTATTCATGTTGATAAAGCAGCAAAAGTAATTACTGGAATTGTAGATACGGAATTAACTCCAGGTATTTATAATCTAGTAGATAGCAATAGATCTGTAATGGACATTGCTTTAACTTTTAAAGAGATATTTCCGCAGTTAGAAATGCAATTCATCAATCAACATTTACAGTTGAGAAATCTTACGATTAATCCAAATTGTAAGATTTTTAATAGCTTGCCAATAGCGTCCACTAATTTTAAATTAGAGATGGAACACATGTTGGCACAGTTTGCATTTCAATCTTGTTAA
- a CDS encoding metallophosphoesterase → MAFILIALLLFIVTDIYFYKVMMHYIVSDNFKLLFRILFFIIASIPYITLAVLYFKGYREWSGWTKNLLMGISEAYFLTKIFMLVFFLITDIIFLFQKLFSKPNTNNLNGNGITRLQFFYKASLVVGTTVFASTIYGILRGAYHLNITRNTIRLKQIPSNSKGIKLAHISDMHLGSFANTNFIQKLVDTINKEQVDFLLFTGDLVNVIAKEAFPYKEIFKNIKTKYGVYSIYGNHDYGNYKEWDNEADLLQNNKDFLSFQQSLGWRVLQNEHEVLNINNLNIGLIGVHYIGSRAYNKSLGDLHLATNNMPATDVKLLLSHDPSHWDMEVNSKAQYQDIDITFSGHTHGFQFGVEIPSMNIKWSPFQALYKQWAGWYQKGEQYLNVNRGIGFIGYPGRIGMPPELSIIEIKGK, encoded by the coding sequence ATGGCATTTATTTTAATAGCATTACTACTTTTTATAGTAACCGATATTTATTTCTACAAAGTGATGATGCACTACATTGTATCAGACAATTTTAAATTATTATTTAGAATATTATTTTTTATTATTGCATCTATACCTTATATTACTCTAGCAGTTCTTTATTTTAAAGGTTATAGAGAATGGAGTGGTTGGACTAAGAATTTATTGATGGGAATTTCTGAAGCATATTTTTTGACTAAAATATTTATGCTTGTGTTTTTCCTTATTACAGATATTATATTTTTATTTCAGAAGTTATTTAGTAAACCTAATACTAATAATCTAAATGGTAATGGAATTACTCGATTACAGTTTTTTTACAAAGCGAGTTTGGTTGTAGGTACTACTGTTTTTGCTAGTACTATTTATGGAATTTTGCGTGGTGCTTATCATTTAAACATTACTAGAAATACTATTCGTTTAAAACAAATTCCATCAAATTCAAAAGGAATAAAATTAGCACATATTTCTGATATGCATTTAGGTAGTTTTGCTAATACCAATTTTATACAAAAACTAGTGGATACTATTAATAAAGAACAAGTAGATTTTTTATTATTTACTGGTGATTTGGTGAATGTTATTGCAAAGGAAGCATTTCCGTATAAAGAAATATTTAAAAATATCAAAACTAAATATGGTGTTTATTCTATTTATGGTAATCATGATTATGGTAATTATAAAGAATGGGACAATGAAGCTGATTTACTTCAGAACAATAAAGATTTTTTAAGTTTTCAGCAAAGTTTAGGTTGGCGTGTACTACAAAATGAACATGAAGTTTTAAATATTAACAATTTAAATATTGGACTAATTGGCGTTCATTATATTGGTAGCAGAGCTTATAATAAATCTTTGGGTGATTTACATCTTGCTACAAACAATATGCCTGCAACTGATGTAAAGTTACTACTAAGTCATGATCCATCGCATTGGGACATGGAAGTAAATAGCAAAGCACAATATCAAGATATAGATATTACCTTTTCTGGACATACTCATGGTTTTCAGTTTGGTGTAGAAATACCTTCTATGAATATTAAATGGTCACCATTTCAAGCATTGTACAAACAGTGGGCTGGTTGGTATCAAAAAGGTGAGCAATATTTAAATGTAAACAGAGGAATTGGTTTTATTGGTTATCCTGGAAGAATTGGTATGCCACCAGAATTATCTATCATTGAGATTAAAGGGAAATAA
- a CDS encoding amino acid permease encodes MDFKSLFRTKNIASILQEAKLKDAASTEGELKRNLTVRDLAMLGIAAIVGAGIFSTIGQACFDGGPAVSLLFIGIAIACGFSALCYAEFASRIPISGSAYTYAYATFGEIIAWIIGWDLILEYAIGNITVSIAWSGNFVKFLSDCGVHLPQYLTTSFLEAQKYMPELYASAPKLFGIPFIINIPAFCINALITWLVYIGIKESKNFANGMVIFKVLVIIVIILIGLFYIQPENWSPFAPNGFGGVIKGVSAVFFAYIGFDAISTTAEECKDPQKDLPKGMIYALIIATVLYVLVALVLTGMVHYTKLNNEAFLANAFTEIGLNWMGGLIAFSALIATASVLLVFQIGQPRIWMSMSRDGLLPKKFATIHKRFKTPSYATIITGLIVGIPSLFLDINLVTDLCSIGTLFAFVLVCGGVLILNKNDADNQYQPSDDLKPKFKVKYINGRYFIILVWILITLFLVKYEPNFINSAFSFEGGFSTWHHQIPFWIFLLVSVIITIYTIKNKWSLIPVLGFLSCAYLLSTLGVANWLRFIVWMLVGLLIYFVYSYRKSKLNK; translated from the coding sequence ATGGATTTTAAATCTCTATTTAGAACAAAAAATATTGCTTCTATATTACAAGAAGCAAAACTAAAAGATGCTGCTAGTACAGAAGGCGAATTAAAAAGAAATCTTACAGTAAGAGATTTAGCAATGCTAGGAATTGCAGCCATTGTAGGTGCTGGTATTTTTAGTACTATTGGTCAAGCTTGTTTTGATGGCGGACCAGCAGTAAGTTTATTGTTTATTGGAATTGCCATAGCTTGTGGTTTTTCTGCTTTGTGTTATGCCGAGTTTGCTTCTCGCATTCCAATTTCTGGTAGTGCTTATACTTATGCTTATGCAACTTTTGGCGAAATTATTGCTTGGATAATTGGTTGGGATTTAATTTTAGAATATGCTATAGGAAATATAACAGTATCTATTGCTTGGTCTGGTAACTTTGTCAAATTTTTGTCCGATTGTGGTGTGCATTTACCACAGTACTTAACTACAAGTTTCTTAGAAGCACAAAAATATATGCCAGAATTATATGCATCAGCACCAAAACTATTTGGTATTCCGTTTATAATTAATATTCCGGCATTTTGTATTAATGCATTAATTACTTGGTTGGTATATATCGGAATTAAAGAATCTAAAAACTTTGCAAACGGAATGGTTATTTTTAAAGTACTAGTAATTATAGTGATTATATTAATAGGATTATTTTATATTCAACCAGAAAACTGGTCGCCTTTTGCTCCTAATGGTTTCGGTGGCGTTATCAAAGGTGTATCTGCTGTATTTTTTGCATATATTGGTTTTGATGCTATTTCTACTACTGCAGAAGAATGTAAAGATCCACAAAAAGATTTACCAAAAGGTATGATTTATGCATTAATTATAGCAACAGTATTGTATGTTTTAGTCGCACTAGTATTAACAGGAATGGTGCATTATACCAAACTCAACAACGAAGCATTTTTAGCCAATGCTTTTACAGAAATTGGTTTAAATTGGATGGGTGGTTTAATTGCATTTAGTGCATTAATTGCTACGGCAAGTGTATTGCTTGTATTTCAAATTGGTCAACCAAGAATTTGGATGAGTATGAGTAGAGATGGTTTACTACCTAAGAAATTTGCTACTATTCACAAACGATTTAAAACACCATCTTATGCTACTATTATAACTGGTTTAATTGTAGGTATTCCTTCTTTATTTTTAGATATAAATTTAGTAACTGATTTATGTAGTATCGGAACACTTTTTGCATTTGTTTTAGTTTGTGGAGGTGTTTTAATTTTAAACAAAAATGATGCAGATAATCAATATCAACCAAGTGATGATTTAAAACCAAAGTTTAAAGTAAAATATATTAATGGAAGATATTTTATTATTCTTGTTTGGATTTTAATTACACTATTTCTAGTAAAATACGAACCTAATTTTATAAACAGTGCATTTAGTTTTGAAGGTGGATTTTCTACTTGGCATCATCAAATACCATTTTGGATTTTTTTATTGGTTTCAGTTATTATAACCATATATACTATTAAAAACAAATGGTCTTTAATTCCAGTACTCGGATTTTTAAGTTGTGCATATTTACTGTCTACACTTGGAGTTGCTAATTGGCTAAGATTTATTGTTTGGATGTTAGTCGGACTACTAATTTATTTTGTTTATAGTTATAGAAAAAGTAAGCTGAATAAATAA
- a CDS encoding OmpA family protein: MRKLFLSIVLSLFVFISFAKGQDRLILPQPLTFKEHANDVTQNNDETLDFIADYLKQNPLVTKLLIECHVFTEASEQENLSLSLQRAAIVGYYLTEKGINCSRLIITGFGNSSPAVGATDNQDNTRIEFFPAEYDGKQTLDYNLNDPNLRQYDPCEIDN; this comes from the coding sequence ATGCGAAAGTTATTTTTGTCTATTGTCTTATCTTTATTTGTTTTTATCTCATTTGCTAAAGGTCAAGACAGATTAATTTTACCACAGCCATTAACATTTAAAGAACACGCTAACGATGTAACACAGAATAATGATGAAACACTAGATTTTATTGCTGATTATTTAAAGCAAAATCCACTAGTCACTAAGCTGTTGATAGAATGCCATGTTTTTACAGAAGCTAGTGAGCAAGAAAATCTTTCATTGAGTCTACAAAGAGCAGCAATTGTTGGTTACTACTTAACCGAAAAAGGAATTAATTGCAGCCGTTTAATCATAACAGGTTTTGGTAATTCTAGTCCAGCTGTAGGAGCAACTGATAATCAAGATAATACTAGAATTGAGTTTTTTCCAGCAGAATATGATGGGAAACAAACACTAGATTATAATTTAAATGATCCAAACCTTAGGCAGTACGATCCTTGTGAAATTGACAATTGA